The following coding sequences lie in one Leucobacter allii genomic window:
- the solA gene encoding N-methyl-L-tryptophan oxidase, which yields MTARYSTIVIGAGAIGSATAYWLAKRGQRDVLVLEQFALGHAHGASNDHHRIIRHSYHDDAYGGLTRAMYDNWAALEEAAGQRVFVRTGGLDIAVEGTPGTESLERYRGVMDANDVRYETLDRAELLARFPQWRIPEERVRATYQEETGFIDIRRATATHIALAQGLGVEVRERTPARAIESFEAGAEGPGSAAGVRVRTDAGTLVADRVVVCAASWTDELLRPLGQSWRTTITEEQVVYVRPRELKPFSIGEFPVWVWHGEDFTYGFPTYGEVAVKLARENLSRVVTQDTRSAIPHADETAWLLAFLRERLPAAAGEVVLEKTCPYDMTPDRDFILDAMPGHPNVIVGSGAAHAGKFCGLLGEILSELVVSGRSQYPIDAFRADRPALTDPSIPPVFNLRG from the coding sequence ATGACCGCCCGCTACTCCACGATCGTCATCGGCGCCGGCGCGATCGGCAGCGCCACCGCGTACTGGCTCGCCAAGCGGGGGCAGCGCGACGTGCTCGTGCTCGAGCAGTTCGCCCTCGGGCACGCCCACGGCGCGTCGAACGACCATCACCGGATCATCCGCCACAGCTATCACGACGACGCCTACGGCGGGCTCACGCGGGCGATGTACGACAACTGGGCCGCGCTCGAGGAGGCGGCCGGGCAGCGGGTCTTCGTGCGGACCGGCGGGCTCGACATCGCCGTCGAGGGCACGCCGGGCACCGAGTCGCTCGAGCGGTACCGCGGCGTCATGGACGCGAACGACGTCCGCTACGAGACGCTGGACCGCGCGGAGCTCCTCGCGCGGTTCCCGCAGTGGCGGATCCCCGAGGAGCGGGTGCGCGCCACCTACCAGGAGGAGACGGGGTTCATCGACATCCGCCGCGCCACCGCCACCCACATCGCGCTCGCGCAGGGCCTCGGCGTCGAGGTCCGCGAGCGCACGCCGGCGCGCGCCATCGAGAGCTTCGAGGCGGGGGCGGAGGGGCCGGGCTCGGCCGCCGGCGTGCGGGTGCGCACGGACGCGGGGACGCTCGTCGCCGACCGCGTCGTCGTCTGCGCGGCGTCCTGGACCGACGAACTGCTGCGGCCGCTCGGGCAGAGCTGGCGGACGACGATCACGGAGGAGCAGGTCGTCTACGTGCGCCCCCGCGAGCTCAAGCCCTTCTCCATCGGCGAGTTCCCCGTGTGGGTGTGGCACGGCGAGGACTTCACCTACGGCTTCCCGACCTACGGCGAGGTGGCCGTGAAACTCGCCCGCGAGAACCTCAGCCGCGTCGTCACGCAGGACACGCGCAGCGCGATTCCGCACGCCGACGAGACCGCGTGGCTGCTCGCGTTCCTCCGCGAGCGGCTGCCCGCGGCGGCCGGCGAGGTCGTGCTCGAGAAGACCTGCCCGTACGACATGACGCCCGACCGCGACTTCATCCTCGACGCGATGCCGGGGCACCCGAACGTCATCGTCGGCTCGGGCGCGGCCCACGCGGGCAAGTTCTGCGGGCTCCTCGGCGAGATCCTGTCGGAGCTCGTCGTCTCGGGTCGCTCGCAGTACCCGATCGACGCGTTCCGCGCCGACCGCCCCGCCCTCACCGATCCCTCGATCCCTCCCGTCTTCAACCTCCGGGGCTGA
- a CDS encoding MFS transporter, with the protein MPAPLTPERADAARWTRGVLAVFTLLGFGFGSWLSRLPATRDHLGASTLEMSVLGFILAGGSVLGLLVSGRSVAGLGPRRALAIGVLVQFVAMPAAALLLWFGLPVPGAACLAVYGFAFSTCDVAMNVSGANAERALGKPRMPLLHAGYSLGSVAAMGVGALAEVLRVPVPVHLGIGYILIAAGALLALRAVPREDGAPRAARPVPTRTGSIPIPSAASADAERSAASEASEGDAPRRGRSPWRDPRVLAIGLIAMTMALAEGTASDWLSLALADGRGLPNADATLVLGGFFVAMMLTRIAGSWLLTRFGRVLVLRAGSALVVLGVAAVILVDAPWTAVLGAILWGVGAALGFPIGISAAADDPARAVRNVAAVSAIAYTALLLGPMVIGFLGEHLGLLTAFWPIAGFALLPLILARSAEPPAPAKEPA; encoded by the coding sequence TTGCCCGCGCCACTCACGCCCGAGCGCGCCGATGCCGCGCGCTGGACCCGCGGCGTCCTCGCCGTCTTCACGCTGCTCGGATTCGGCTTCGGGAGCTGGCTCAGCCGGCTCCCCGCGACGCGGGACCACCTCGGCGCCTCGACGCTCGAGATGAGCGTGCTCGGCTTCATCCTCGCCGGCGGCTCCGTGCTCGGCCTGCTCGTGTCGGGCCGGAGCGTCGCGGGGCTCGGGCCCCGGCGCGCGCTCGCCATCGGCGTCCTCGTGCAGTTCGTCGCGATGCCCGCGGCGGCGCTGCTGCTGTGGTTCGGGCTCCCGGTGCCCGGCGCCGCGTGCCTCGCCGTGTACGGCTTCGCCTTCAGCACCTGCGACGTCGCCATGAACGTGAGCGGCGCGAACGCCGAACGCGCGCTCGGCAAGCCGCGCATGCCGCTGCTCCACGCCGGCTACAGCCTCGGCAGCGTCGCCGCGATGGGCGTCGGCGCGCTCGCCGAGGTGCTGCGGGTGCCCGTCCCCGTGCATCTCGGGATCGGCTACATCCTCATCGCCGCGGGAGCCCTCCTCGCCCTGCGCGCGGTGCCGCGGGAGGACGGGGCGCCGCGCGCCGCGCGCCCCGTCCCGACGCGCACCGGGAGCATCCCGATTCCGAGCGCGGCCTCCGCCGACGCCGAGCGCTCCGCCGCTTCCGAGGCCTCCGAGGGCGATGCGCCGCGCCGCGGCCGCAGCCCGTGGCGCGATCCCCGGGTACTCGCGATCGGCCTCATCGCCATGACCATGGCCCTCGCCGAGGGCACGGCGAGCGACTGGCTGTCGCTCGCCCTCGCGGACGGCCGGGGCCTCCCGAACGCGGACGCGACGCTCGTGCTCGGCGGCTTCTTCGTCGCGATGATGCTGACGCGCATCGCCGGCTCGTGGCTCCTCACCCGTTTCGGCCGGGTGCTCGTGCTCCGCGCGGGCTCCGCGCTCGTGGTGCTCGGCGTCGCCGCGGTGATCCTCGTGGACGCGCCGTGGACGGCCGTCCTCGGCGCGATCCTGTGGGGCGTCGGCGCGGCGCTCGGGTTCCCGATCGGGATCTCCGCGGCCGCCGACGATCCCGCGCGCGCCGTGCGCAACGTCGCCGCGGTCTCGGCCATCGCCTACACGGCGCTGCTGCTCGGCCCGATGGTGATCGGCTTCCTCGGCGAGCACCTCGGGCTGCTCACGGCGTTCTGGCCGATCGCCGGCTTCGCCCTGCTCCCCCTCATCCTCGCGCGCTCCGCGGAGCCGCCCGCCCCTGCGAAGGAGCCCGCATGA
- a CDS encoding alpha/beta hydrolase — protein MRRRGLGIAALVAATGLLLGGCAPVADDSESARQAEAFPGAYAQTLDWGACGEEFGLGAEFSEHLAEAGADVAAYECAMVEAPLDWNDPGNHATIELAAVHIPSTGAEPIGTLLSNPGGPGESGLDLAFGLPTMPSFDAVLERYDLLGFDPRGIGRSTPVDCAEVSDLMEINLANCAEEHPIARSMGTSQVARDMELLRTLMGDDALHYLGYSYGTMLGASYASIFPERVGRLLLDSASAADWASPIGSFEQSAAIAHELDAMLAECATSYAAEHCPLDGEAALAAEIARLAEEPLRASDGTEVDGSTVSGYLTTALYQSPAGRGMVLDVVGGALMGEQDRIDLIAEEMQGGGAAVTLDGTVVRCHSFPDDPDLVALVEHVEETGMPELLGGPEISDETLQPFVDLSCEGMPGSGDDITDAFSGSEDAPILVVGITGDHATPYAGAEELVRELGNARLLTLEGSGHGASFTGRSSCIDAYSIDYLLSGELPPNGTVCTDD, from the coding sequence ATGCGGCGACGCGGACTGGGGATCGCGGCACTCGTGGCGGCGACGGGGCTCCTCCTCGGGGGCTGCGCGCCCGTCGCCGACGACTCGGAGAGCGCACGGCAGGCCGAGGCTTTTCCCGGAGCCTACGCGCAGACCCTCGACTGGGGCGCCTGCGGCGAGGAGTTCGGCCTCGGCGCGGAGTTCTCCGAGCATCTCGCCGAGGCGGGCGCAGACGTCGCCGCCTACGAGTGCGCGATGGTCGAGGCCCCGCTCGATTGGAACGATCCGGGCAACCACGCGACGATCGAGCTCGCGGCCGTGCACATCCCGTCGACGGGCGCCGAGCCGATCGGCACGCTGCTCAGCAACCCCGGCGGGCCCGGCGAGAGCGGGCTGGACCTCGCCTTCGGGCTCCCCACCATGCCGTCCTTCGACGCGGTGCTCGAGCGGTACGATCTGCTCGGCTTCGACCCCCGGGGCATCGGCCGCAGCACCCCGGTCGACTGCGCGGAGGTCTCGGACCTCATGGAGATCAACCTCGCGAACTGCGCGGAGGAGCATCCCATCGCCCGCAGCATGGGGACCTCGCAGGTCGCGCGCGACATGGAGCTGCTCCGCACGCTCATGGGCGACGACGCGCTGCACTACCTGGGGTACTCCTACGGCACCATGCTCGGCGCGAGCTACGCCTCGATCTTCCCCGAGCGCGTCGGGCGGCTGCTGCTCGACAGCGCCTCGGCCGCCGACTGGGCGAGCCCGATCGGCAGCTTCGAGCAGTCCGCGGCCATCGCCCACGAGCTCGACGCCATGCTCGCGGAGTGCGCCACGAGCTACGCGGCCGAGCACTGCCCGCTCGACGGCGAGGCGGCGCTCGCCGCCGAGATCGCGCGACTCGCGGAGGAACCGCTCCGCGCGAGCGACGGCACCGAGGTCGACGGCTCGACCGTCTCCGGCTACCTCACGACCGCGCTCTACCAGTCCCCCGCGGGCCGCGGCATGGTGCTCGACGTCGTCGGCGGCGCGCTCATGGGCGAGCAGGATCGGATCGATCTCATCGCGGAGGAGATGCAGGGCGGCGGCGCCGCCGTGACCCTCGACGGCACCGTGGTGCGCTGCCACTCCTTCCCCGACGACCCGGATCTCGTGGCCCTCGTCGAGCACGTCGAGGAGACGGGCATGCCCGAGCTGCTCGGCGGCCCCGAGATCTCGGACGAGACGCTGCAGCCGTTCGTCGACCTCAGCTGCGAGGGGATGCCGGGCAGCGGCGACGACATCACCGACGCCTTCTCGGGGTCGGAGGACGCCCCGATCCTCGTCGTCGGCATCACCGGCGACCACGCCACGCCCTACGCGGGGGCGGAGGAGCTCGTC